The following nucleotide sequence is from Sander vitreus isolate 19-12246 chromosome 11, sanVit1, whole genome shotgun sequence.
AAACTCAACATGTCCGGCCctggatgtgattctcattttccattgTGGCCTTTAGAGAAGCTGAGTTTGACACTTGTGCTATATAAGGCTTTCATGTTGATGGACATACTGTAGTTGTCATGGTTAAATCAAAGTAtaggataataaaagaaagtaacTGACCTCAGATTGTTGTAATAATTGGAGAACTTCCTATGCCACTTTAAAGCACATTTTCGTCTCAGTAAATAAGTCACCAAATTAATGAATCCCTCTGTAAAATGCATCCCTGAAACATCCTCAGATATCTATTAAGTCACTCTCTGTCAACTTAAAATGAGAAGTGCTTAATCAGGGATCCCTGAATCCTTCATACCCCCACAGCATCCCAACTCCCCAGATGGAAATGGAGCTTGTACTTGATCCTGTCAGAAAAGGTGGGAATATACTGTAAATTCTAGATACGATATGTAATAATGAGTAATAATCAAAAGGCTATAATTGAGCCCTGAACTCACAATGATGATTATGGAAATTACTTAATACTTAATTACTACTTTAATAATATGAACAACAAATTCAGACATTAGACTGCATCTCAGTACACTTTTTGGGATTTTTAGTCCTCTTTTTACTCAGTTTGAATGTGGTGCTGCTCTGTTTCCTTCCCCTTCTCCTGCTCCGCTTGGCTAATCATCTCGAGGACTCGGTTGGAGGCTCTTTCAGAGGGACAGGTCAACTGTGGGGCTTCCAGAGTACTAGGAAGTATCCCAGAATGTTCTCCAGTTCCGTGAATGATGCTGCGAGCTGCCTGCAAGTGTCTATGCTGCCTCTGGAGCACTGGAAGAGAGAAATCACAAGGTTAGACCAGTGAGCAAAGCAACTGACCTTTAACTTTATCATtccattttcatgttttgtttgttttcattaggAGAAAGGGTCTTAAAAGTAAGAGATAAATGATCTCTTGCTTTTAAGAAACGTGGTGCCTTTTCTACCCATTTCTAATTGTTGATACACATACTGTCTACTTATAATCATAATATAATTCTatgattaaaatgtgtgtgaatacagtgaaaaaataaaaatctcccAAACCTCTTTGTCTGACTGTGATCTTCTGGACCTCTGGGATAAGGAAACTGTACACCAACTCTGACACAATCTCCTCCGACTGAAGATTGCTCCGGCTACTcgcacacaaaaaaatgattCTTGATTATTATTATCGTTTACATTTCTGAATACAAAACATTAGCAGACATGTTGAGGTATCCATTACCTTTCCTCCATGGCATAAGCAATGTCATTGACCTCCTTCGCCCTCCTGTGGATCTCCTCTCTGGCCTGCTGGTCAGCTGTCTGCTCCAAGGTCTCTAGGATGATGTCCTCCAAATACAAATCCACAGTTTCCTGGTGTACCTGTACCACCTGTGATGCATTAAGGACACACAACatgcattaaaacacacaccaacacacacacgcgcatatTATTCTTATTACTATAGCCTAAAAATGACACATCTACGCACTTGTCTGAAGATCTCATCTTCTTCTCTGCGTCTGCGCTCCTCCACCTGTCTCCTCCCACTCTCCTCCGCCTCTCGTAGGCGACGGTCTCTCTCAGCCAATAGTGTAAAGGCATGGATCCTGCGCTCTTCCTGGAGATGAATCAGCTCCTTGGACAAGGCGTCAAACAGGTGTTCAAGCTCTGCACCGACCACTCTGGCCTGAGAAGCCTTGTCTTGAGCGGTCTGGGAGGGGAGAGAAAAGGCGTAATGAGATtaatgagtttgtaaacttctGTATgcgaatgtgtctgtgtgtttcaccTTGTGTCTATGTTTGTCCCTCTGATTTTTAAGGGTCATTACGAGCCCTTTGTCAGCTTTCTGTAGCTCTTGCTCCTCCCTCTGCAGGGCGTGGACGGTCCTTAGTTCCTGAATAAGATCCAGATGGTTCTCCTTGCCCTTAAACATCTGGCAGAAGACAGCACAGACAGACGTGAATAGAGATGCCCTTACAGTTTGAAACATATGCCAAACATTTCTGTAGGCACGTCAGGCATATAAAAGTCATACATGCAggtaaacacgcacacacacgtgcatgcaGACATGTTCAGACCTCGTATTGAATACTTCTTCCTCTCAGTAGTTTCTGCAAGTGGATGACTGCAAGCTCTATCTCCTCATCCCCCTAATGAGGGACATATAAATGAATTAGCATTAACAAAATTGAACAGGATGAACAAGGTCCGCGTCAATTAAAAACAGAGACATTAGCTGACCTCTGGAGGCTCCACCACTCTGGGAGTGACAGGACGAGGAACAGGCTTCTCCTTCTTGACAAGAAAACGTGAAGACTTCTTGGACACttgctccttctcctcctctctcaggGCCTGTGGAGCCACCCTTGTTAATTCATGTGTATGTAGAGCTTAAATGATATGCTtgattaacacatttctttctgCTTTACCTTGTATTTCTTCATCAGTTCTACCTCTCTGCTCGCAGGGTGCTTGATCACATTCTTGATGATGTTGACTTTAGGTTTAGGTCTTTTCTCCCATCGCTTGACTGAGGCAGAGAGTCCTGCCTCTAGCTGTAGCAAACCTATGATGATGACAAACAGTTAAAAGCTACCTTCTAAATAAAATTATACTGTAATCTCTGATGCTAGTATGGAAATGATCCACTTAATTCTACGTGTCCATAAACATTTAGATTCAGACCTTCATATGTGTCTAAGTAGTGGCTTTTTAACTCATTGTTGCGGGTCTTCCTGTTGGTGAATGTATCCCTGCGGCTCCGAGCGGGATATGTCTGAGAATCTGTATATTTCCTGACAATGCCAAGTTGCTCTAGCTTCCCCTCGACATTTCTCCTCTTGGCTTCCAGTTTTCTCAGTGCTGCCCACAatacaacaatgaaaaaaggagagagatgaCAAGGAATGAAACAAAGCCTTGCATAATACATTTATGATCTGGATATTATCTTAGAGCAGAGGCAGCGGTTGTCTTACACCTGCTGTAGTCATTGTGAATCTTGTGCAGCTTGGTCTCTTTGTCCTTTTGGTGCTTAGAATATATCTGGTTCAGTCTCTCGTTTGTGACTTCTTTTTGGGCCTCATCTCTCTGCCTCAAGAGGTCCTTCAGCAAAGCAAGACGGGCCTTTTGCAACCTGGCCAGGACCCACAGAAAGGGAGAGCATTGCAGAAGGGCAGATTTTGCATTGTACAGAGAGCAGGAACAACAAGGGGGAGGAGGGTTCACCGAGACTGCTTAATAAGTTCTTCGATTGACAGTATCAGCCACAGTACTTAGTACACAGTAGAAACTGCCTTTACAATAGAAGAATTTTGTTTGTGTCAGCAAATTTCCAACTCCCAGTGGTAGTATCAAAGAGACAGCAATGCATTGTGCTACataaatttggggattttatgGTTTGCTGTAGTGGTAATTGTAGTGATGTAGTTACCTCTCTATTTGTCTTATCTTGTCTTTATCAgttaggaataaaaaaaaaaaaagaagctattgTGGCGCAGCGTCACTCACTTCTCGATTTCTCCCTCTCTGAAAGCCCACTCTTTGACCTCCATCTCCTCCATTATACGTCTCCTTTTGTCCAGCTGACTAAGGTCATTCAATGGAGGAAGGGTGGCCTCCCAAGCTCGTTTGGCACGTGCCCGCTCTATCATTTCTACTTCTGCCAGGCCTGCAGGTAGACCACGACCTAAGGGGAACAGTAAAGGTAAATTATTCAGCTGAGAGCACCAGTAAGGCTGCAGATGTATGTTTTTAACAAAGGTAATTGCCCATTATAGTCTATGTAATGAAGATCTCAACAGTTGATCATGTACCCCAAGTCAAAGCTGCCAGTTGCAGGAGCTCTGCGGGAGTTGTCCCAGGTTGTACCACATACTCAGGGCTGTAcgggtctgtctgtgtttcactttccctgtAGTCTGTCTGGACCCCCACAGTGAAGTGGCTGGGCTGATGCTCAGCATTCGTTCCACAAGTTGATACAAAGTCTtctctgatgagacaaaaagtaTGGAAAGGAGGATGTACCCTCTACCAGCAAAAGGGCACAacagaaatggcaaaaaaagaagCGTGAGAAACCGTCAAACTTACTTAGGCAACGCAAAAATCACATCTGGGGGaacctgctgtgaaaaaggaaTCAGAGGGCTAAAGGAAACAAAATGGAACTATGTCAATATTTAATGTGGGAACTGCAGCAGTTATCTTTAATTAACTGTCATAATATCAGGTTGAGGTAAGTGATGCACAACTGAGATTAGAATGATTGAATTCCACTATATTCACAGATTCAGTATGTAGGCAGGCTAATCAAACCGTTTAAAGTATTTCCAGCGATCAGCTCCGGTCACATAGCACGCCTCCCTTTTCAGCCATGACTGAGCATTTGGAATAACTCTGTCAAGAAGATAATGCCAAGGgacacattttatatttgtaatgATAATGAGTAACTcagtagctgctgctgctcaactAAATGGTGTCTGTTGGTGTTACCCAGCCAGCTGCTGCAGTGCCTCTCTGCGCTGTTCTGTGTGGCCTCGCCAGCGACGATCAATAGAGGCCGGTACTGGGTCTGTAGGGTCCAGTTGAACAGTATACCGTGGGTGGTGGAACAGGTTACTGAACATAGACCCAAACTCAGGCACTCTCCTCTAATAAAGGCAGGGAGAAATACAGTCTGTGAGTGCATTTCacgtttaattatttttttctcctcgtGTGTAAACAGTAACAACTGAGAAACGATATTGGCCATGGGTCAGTCATAGGAGGAGAGGTAAACAGAAAGTAGGTGAATTATGAGTTACGCTCAGTGTTCAAtgtgtaaaagaaaataaataacgtTACATTTAATGATACACAGTACAATATTTCAATACAAACGTCTTACGATTCGGTCGTTAGACGCATAGGCCTTGAGGGTGGACCTGGCATGGTCTGCCTCCGATGACACTGTGTAAACTGGATCTGTGGCAAAACAGTTCAGGTGATGTCAACCAAATGAGTtagcctagcgttagctagcaagTTTTCAAAAGGTAGCTTGCGTCAGCTGgcgtttaacgttagctagttagctagctagctaagttgaCTTACCGTACAAGTGGTCATAAACCCGTTGCCGCCTAACAACTTTACTAGTATCGTTTTTCTTAGGAATTGTGCGAGTCACAGATACACTCATTTTCTTATTTCAATTAaaaccagtgtttttttctctttttaatttcTCTCCGATGCACAACGTCAATGAACGCTGCGGTATTTAGCAATGTAACCATGGAGACGGTAAACTGAGCGTTTGAAAGTGGGAGGGgttatttcattttctgcacAAAGCGGCAGGCGGCTGACAGTTGGAGCATTGACCGATATGAAACTAAAATGATGGGCAACTGCGTTAGAGGTGGTTCTTTGTCAAATGAAAGTAAAATGTGCAAGCCAATGTACCGAACAAACATGAATACACCCATGGAACACATGCAAGGAGATAAGTAAATTACGACTCTAAAGGATTATTTCGGCAAGAACCATCCACTCACTAAACTTAAAATTCAGTCCCACGCCAACGGTAGCAGACGCTAAAACAATCGTTCTGTAGAATTGTGATAACACCTTCATCAGTTGGTTCAAATCAGTAGCTTCTTGGTAAATGCTCTGTTTCCAACTGCAACGACGAAGACTTCTTTGCTCCAGCTCTGACTCGTGCCTTTGACTACTTCTCCTCTCGCAACAGTGGCTGAGCATTGTGGCTGAGGCTCATGGGCATCGTAGTATTAAAAGCCATTCTCAGTACCAAACTGACGGGTAAAAAACACGATTTCATAGACGCAAAGAACGGAAACATCCTCCCGGAACCAGCGGTTCGTTTCCTCCCATGGATGGTTTCCCCCTTCATCATTTGCATTACTTTTAATAGGTATTATTAGCTTTTACTTTATTGAAGTGGAATTATAACCCTATtgcagtaaaagaaaatataattcGTTTTTCTATTGTATTTGTACACCTAGTTGACATTTATCATTAATTGCAGAGTCACAATATTTTAGTGCAGtgctgcaaaatgtattttctgaaATAACAGTATTTTATGGAAGCCCATTTtcgccagtaaaaaaataaaaaaatagatgaAAACTTTATAATGAAAGTAtccccaggctcttggtaggcggtgtctgacggtgccagttgggggtgccagttgggggtatgatgaacaatggcaataatagtcacaataaagatattgtaatagttataatcatggtgtcgtagagcacagcagggcgtaacagggtgtggcagggcgttggccggacatagcaagtcgaagccgggcattgcagtgcgtagcagggtgtaatagggcacagcagggcgtagggcaggaccacggcgacagctgccaccatgatgtaggtgccatcatgatccaagatgatgatgctgggcggaaaaagaacataaggactccggggaataagctccccggagctttgtttgtatgtgagataaaaaagttataattatgggattaaaagtaaaacatgaGATAAAAAGTCTGAATTATGAGATAAAAATTGAAATTCTGagataaaaagtcaaaagtatgagATAAAAGTTATAAATttgataaaaagtcaaaattatgagattaaaatgtataattatgAGATATAAAGTCAAAATTATAAAGTCATAATTATGAGATTGTTTCAGTAACAAGGGCCTCGAATGCCAAGGTGGCACAGCTAGCATGGatagcattgttttttttcttcttttactggCAAAAATTGGGATCCATTAGTTCTGGCACTTAGACCAGGTTGTAGAATAGTGTGTTTATTTGGttatgtaaaaagaaatcagGTGTTTGAATggctacagtctatggttttaatGGTAACATTACAGTTATCTCATTTATGTTCCCAAATGTTCAACAGTCACTTCTTACTTTAGGTAAGCCTAATCTATTTCTACAGTAGGTACAAATGTACATCAGTATTTTTTTTGCCTCTATTAATTTTCAGAGGacatgtttattgtttttcctTCAAACATCTCAGTTTTGTCTTTACCCTTCAGAGCAAATTTTTGGGTAGCAATAAAGGTGGATTTTGACATCAACAGGAAGTCTGTGTTATCAAAGGGAAAcagtgtacacagacacacacacacacacacacacacacacacaaacacacacacacgcacgcatgcacgcacacaagaTGACACAGAGTATTTTTTCCTCAAAGTTCCTAATCTATCAactttttaagatttttgttttgttttgtttgtgtgttttaagcTCTGTTGGATTTGAGGAACACAGCCGACCAAAGCAACATTACTTCATAGCTGGAAGGTTTTGCAATTCTGTGGAAAagcttttagtttagttttagtgcCAAGTATGCCAGCTCACAGTCAGCTGAACGTCTGCTATATATGTTAAATAAACACTGTCTAATTATAGAGCttaggaaaaggagaacggcCTTGTGCCTAAAAGCAAGAATTACTGCAAATATTACTTCCTCACATTTGCGTCTTTTTAAAATCCTATTTAACAGCTGTAGATTTTATGAGGACATACAAATAAGTCAGGGTGTTCTAGCTATGGGGGTCGATTTATATCAGTGTTTAACCAGAAGATTTTATGTACCTTTCACAGATTGCAACCGGCACTCAGCACTGAATgttcatttttacagtttttctgtaTCATACATGGGCAGAGCGGACTCAAAAGAAGGATAATCAGAGTTATTATTGTTCATCCGCCCTTTCTGCTCTGATATGATGCAGTTAATATCAGGATGTCTCATTGCAAGATGTACTCATGAACCACAAATTCCGCATAGAGCTTGCAGATCATAACCACATACATGCAATAATGCCTGTTGTCAGTTAATCTCTGATCTGCAAACTGGATGGAGTCCATAGTACCGCCTACACCCACGTTAATGCGCCATAAACAGCACATGTAAGCAACTCTGCATTGTCTAACCCTTGTAGAGCAAGATGTTCTTATACCAGCAGATATGAGACCACAACCAATTACACTTACTCAGCAAGAAAGATTCTTTCTCCATAATAACTCTACACTTAGTGACCAGTTTATTATCTAAAACGTATAATCCTACATTCAGGAAGGTTAGAATGTGTTttgattaaacatttttttagatAAGTGTGTATTCAACTGTAACTTAGGACGCTGTATAGTTTGTGCTGCGGTTACATTTTATGTGTCGTATGCTAGAGGTGTTATTTTGTCCAGATTGGCTAGATATTAGaaaaacctctcagtataatgcaatacagtttaacagcaccacaaactacagcctccaaaatgTAAAGGATTAACACTTTTGTCTTAGTTCAAACAAAACCTAAACGTTACACATGTTACATGCTACGTGAGAaagtaggatttattgcagggctcttgaattacattttattagttTTACATAGGTATTCATATAAAGTAAGGCAGTCAAAGCCATGTTGGGCTAAGGTTTTATGAATGatataatacaaatacatactGTGACTGTGCCTAACGCATCTGCTTTATAATGTTGTCTAGCTTGgagtgttcacacacacacacacacacacacacacacacacacacacacacacacacacacacacacacacacacacacacacacacacacacacacacgcacgcacacacatatactgctTTGAAAGAGGGTAATCATGTGAAAGGAAACTGGTGTCTTCTTGTCTTGTCAGATGTCATCCTGTGTGGGAGAAAAATGCAGATGCTTTGGGTGGAAAGCAGTttggagagaggggaagagaaagaaggagggagggattaGTTAGTCACATGTCctttatatttctttattatGAGGGGTGTCAAGGATGTTCAGTTTGTCTGGATGGGGTGGAGAACCTGCTTTAATCAAACCCTGAGCTTATTGGGCTTAAATAGAGAAAGTGAAATTCACAAATTAGGGTAAATGCGTGATAGCCCAGGCAAAACCACGCAATTCAGTTTGATGTTACTGGATTTAGTTGAAGACCTGATGCGTTTCTTACTGGTGTGAGAGGCTCTGTGGTTGACTGTTAACAGAGGATCCCGAAGACAACTAGAGATGAGGTATATGATGATCTGTGCCGCGATTATCTTCTCGTTGTCTGAAGCATGGAGTCTGGATCCAGGTTTGAACATTAAGACATTTTACTTGCATTTGGTTTAAGCACTTAACGTTTACAGCTTTAAGATACAGACATGCTTTTTTAGAGGTGCACAAAACCTCCACGAAGATGAATTTGTAAGGTGTTACAAGGTGGTCTTAATATATACTGAGCAACATTGTATTATGTTACTACAACCACAGATGATAGagattttgaaatttttttttactgtaggaATGTGTCATTTGTGGTACTTTATAATTATGTAAATATGTTGTATGTATTGCCATACAATGAGATTGCACAGAGATTTTGGTTACAGTAAATTGTCTGTGGTGTGACTCAGTGTAGACCTACAGTCAGTGGAAAGAACAATCCCCGGAGGTGGGGTAATGCAGAAGCTGATAATGGAGGAAAATCTTCCGTAACACATGTATGAAAGGTTTGCCCCATATTTTCTGAACGAACGAGCAGCACGCTGCTACTTGTTCCGTGGAAAGCATGATTTCAGATCAGGGAAACGCTCTGATGTAGTTTTTCTCCGCTGTGTGGTCTCTGAAAGCTGGAGGAGACACATCTGTTTGATATCTGTGGTTTTGCCATCCCACCTCATGCATGCTGTTTTGCTTACACCTGTCAGACGTAAACAAGTCTCAGACCCCCATAACACTCCGCAGTAAAAGTCAGTCAATGAACCCGGAAGTTTCCAATTCATTTCTCTGAAGAGCAATGCTAACTGTACTAGTTTATTCTACAGTGTAGACAGGCAAATGGGGGAGCTCATGACAATAACATTTGCTTGTTTTATATGTTCAGGTTTTCCTTCCCCCAGCTACGTTTTCTGTTTTTACAATAAATACTTGTAgtacatgtttgtgtctgtgattTAGCCCTGCTGCAGTTggttaactaactaactaaataacCAATAACAGATAAACACTTTGATTGTTGCTCTGCTGATTGAACACTTCCGAATGAATCACTAACTGCTGCTTTCTGACTGAAAAAAGTCTTTATTAAGGTTTACTAACTTGTtcctcacctccacctcccactCTCCCAGGAACTAATCAAAGTACCTCTGTGAACTCCAGCACTTCCTCTCCTAAAGGTTTTGGTAAACTCTTTTCACCCTTTTTCTCTCCAGCTATTTTGCAGTATGAGTAACATAATAAATAAGACTAAGACTACTAAGACTTCCTTTCTTTATTAATCCAGAtttcaaaagcatttttttttcagctgaaaTTACTTGAAAGAGTTAAAAAACTTTTGAAACAAGTTATTTCTAGAGAAGAAAGGTTTAGTTAtaatttttggggttttttttggaACGTAATTATGAAATATCAAGAGGCTTTACCAAATGTTTGCccactttgaaaaagtaattaCAAAACGTTTGTCATTCAGTAGctcttaaaatacaaaataaataaaaacatgttttgattttgtttgtcttgcATTGTGGTTCTCAGCAACAATTTGATAGTGCTAGTGATTTATTATATAACTGTTTTAAGTGATGCTTCATGACTAAAGTTATATTGTGTTAGTaatagtgttttatttttgttgtttcatttatgttttattttttgtgttcatCCATGTCCCATGTAGAATTTCTTTCCTTTGCATTTTTATGTAGACTATATTAGGAAATGCATACTGtgtatattgttttatatttataagaATAAGCCCAAACTATGTAATCACCACAATCATTACAACATTATGTGCATTAAAAAATGCAACTTTTCTTCcttccattctttttttttccagttgtcCGAAATTCAGCTTTCAACCTGGGTAGTGAAGTTAACCTGACATGCAGCAATAAGACATGGAACGAGATGATGTTTGTTACCTGGActataacattaaaaaacaaacactgtagTATAGGGTATAGTAACGAAGGCCGAAGCGATGACCTCTGCAAAGATGGAAAGTCACTCCGAAACACATCCAGCGCTCAGTCATACCTGCACATCCCAAACTTTTCCAATAACGACGTGGGGGTCTACAATTGTGAGTCGGTTTACACAGGAGGAAACGACAATTATCTCATCCACGTGGATATCAAAGGTAGGACTTTTCTCCTCACAAGGATAGATGATTTCAAGGTAATCAATAAGGTTAATTTCTTAAAGGCTCGGTTCGCCCATGTCACtcacaaaacattttataagaCAGCAATTTCTGTTTTACTTGCCTagattttgaaatatttattaggCTACTTAACCTTTTTCCACTGCAAAAATGGACAGCCTAATGGAATTTCCTTTTTTGCTGTTGCTCTGAAAAAGTAACGTTTGAAAACCCCCAAAAGCAATATGCCTTTCTACACAATGTCTCTGTACTCTGATTAATGCACAGGCCTTACTgataacagttttattttgtagtcaatATAAAATTTAGGTAAGCAAATTTACTGCTACTTGCATGGTTAGGTACTACAATGTGTAAGTGATTTGGTTGAACTACAGCAAGCTGAAGTACTCGGCAAGTCTAATTTCTTCTGTTTGGTCTTCCCTGGCTCAGTTGATCCCCGTATATCAGCCTGGTTAGAGTTTAAGGACAACAAGATGGTGGCAGTGTGCAAAGCTGAAAGAGGAAAACCTGCTGCCAACATCAGCTGGAGTCATACGGGATACTCATCGTCTGTGGAACCTGGCTTAGATGGATTTTTTACAGTAGAAAGTCGCCTGGAGCTGCTCGAGGGAATGGATAAAGAAAACCTGAGCTGTTCCATCAGGCACCCGTACTGGAAAGGGGAAGAGATTTTGAGGCCAAAAAACCTGTTAAAAAAAGGTCAGGCTTTTGCAGAGTTGATAGCATAAGAGAAAAATATTTAAGCTGTGGGTTTAGTGCAGAAGCAATACgtcattcatgtttttttgattCATGTTGACTAGGTGTTTTACATTATAGTGGTAGTTACAAATGTGTTAATAGATGTAATGTGCTGTGTTCCACATCCAGCAGATCATTAACAAACCTTTAATCTCCACTCTCTCACTGCAGGTAATAATCCTTGGCTGTGCATCCTTATTGTTGCTGTAATCATTGTGCTTTTGGCAggatttttattatttgcaCATAAGAAACTCATAACATTGAGGTAAGACTTTTCATGTGATAATAATTGAATTACAGTGACTACTTGCAAGCTATTTTGTTGAATCACTGAGCTGGTTTGGGCATCCATCTTTCTCCAGGCGATGCCAGCGGACGGAAACTTCACCATCTAAATCTCCACCGGTAGGAAATCTTTCTGTATGTCTGCAGTTTAtaggtttgtgtgttttactcACTGTACATTGTTAAACTTTGTTCACGACATCTCTCTGGTTTTTACAGACAGAAGATGTGGAGGAAGTGGAGCCTTACGCCAGCTATGTTCAACGTGTGAACTCTATCTATTGCTCATCTGCAGATTTGTTCACATAAAACCATGCATCATACTCTGAAGGCTGTGAAACCAAAGGCTGTGAAACTGAAAAATGGTGATATAGTAAAGATAGAGAATGAGATGAAAGCCTTCCGATAAGAGAGGGAGCCTCTAAGTTTAATTCTGCCTAAACAAAATTCTTGACTGATGGAACAGGGGATGTACGTGTCACACAGTGGCGCTTTAATGCACAGCATGCAGCCCACTGGGTATAGGTGTCATggataatattaataataaactaCAAATGCAAAGAACCGCTGAATTGTAAAGAATCCCGCCTTCAGCCGGACTTAGCACGCCAAGACTACAGAACTTTTGATGCTCACCTTTTAATGGATTCTTGCTAAGTAAAACCAGTAAAAGTCCAAAGTAACAGGTGTAAAATTGCCTTAAGATGATGTGGACAATATAATGTTAAGTATCCATGTAATGTCTTAATGTATAATTATGTATCTGTTTAAATTAAACGCACATCTGAACACATTGGTTTCATTGTGGCTAAGCTCTACAAAATTATAAAGAACATTAAAAATAGTAGCCTACACAAGAACAagtaaacaaatacacaatgtTGTTTTAAATGGATTTTGGACAAAGTGTAAAAAGCAGTCTGTGATCTACACATCACATTGATTTCCTGCTGTGGTTAGGCCtgatatttaaaaagaataaatgtCAAGATGATTTCCTTTGTAGACATGCAGCAAACTGATACATTTGTCACGTGTATGATGATTATCAGCACTGGaccatttaaaataaa
It contains:
- the cfap91 gene encoding cilia- and flagella-associated protein 91: MFSNLFHHPRYTVQLDPTDPVPASIDRRWRGHTEQRREALQQLAGVIPNAQSWLKREACYVTGADRWKYFKRPLIPFSQQVPPDVIFALPKEDFVSTCGTNAEHQPSHFTVGVQTDYRESETQTDPYSPEYVVQPGTTPAELLQLAALTWGRGLPAGLAEVEMIERARAKRAWEATLPPLNDLSQLDKRRRIMEEMEVKEWAFREGEIEKLQKARLALLKDLLRQRDEAQKEVTNERLNQIYSKHQKDKETKLHKIHNDYSRSLRKLEAKRRNVEGKLEQLGIVRKYTDSQTYPARSRRDTFTNRKTRNNELKSHYLDTYEGLLQLEAGLSASVKRWEKRPKPKVNIIKNVIKHPASREVELMKKYKALREEEKEQVSKKSSRFLVKKEKPVPRPVTPRVVEPPEGDEEIELAVIHLQKLLRGRSIQYEMFKGKENHLDLIQELRTVHALQREEQELQKADKGLVMTLKNQRDKHRHKTAQDKASQARVVGAELEHLFDALSKELIHLQEERRIHAFTLLAERDRRLREAEESGRRQVEERRRREEDEIFRQVVQVHQETVDLYLEDIILETLEQTADQQAREEIHRRAKEVNDIAYAMEESRSNLQSEEIVSELVYSFLIPEVQKITVRQRVLQRQHRHLQAARSIIHGTGEHSGILPSTLEAPQLTCPSERASNRVLEMISQAEQEKGKETEQHHIQTE